Within Saccharomonospora cyanea NA-134, the genomic segment CGACTGGCTCAGCATCGGCGCCACCACCCCGGCCCCCGCTGGTTCCGGCGTCGACGACGAGGACGACGACGATCTCGACCTCGACCTCGGCCCGGCCGCCGAAGGCGCGGACCTCGGGGACACCGGGTGGACCGGCGAGCAGCTCGACCGCGCGTTCACCGCGCCCGCCGGTGACCCCGTGCGCGACCGGCTCGTGCAGGCCCTGCTGTCCGGGCCCATGTCCTCCTACGTCCGCGGAGCTACCGGCGACGCGGAAGCGTTCCTGCCGCTGGAGAACGGGCTGGCGATCATCACCCGCCACGCCCGCGACCTCGGCTACGACGGGCTGATCCTCTTCCTCGACGAGCTGATCCTGTGGTTGCAGGCCCACATGAGCGACCGCCAGTTCGTCAACAACCAGGTCAGCAAACTCGTCAAACTCATCGAATCCGGCGACGCGAGCCGCGTGCTGCCCATCGTGTCGTTCATCTCCCGGCAGCGTGACCTGTCCAAACTCGTCGGCGAGGACGTCACCGGCGCCGAAGTCAAGGAACTCGAACGGCAGGTCGAATACCTCGCGGGGCGGTTCGACACCGTGTCGCTGGAAGACCGCAACCTGCCCGCCATCATCAAGGAGCGCGTCCTCAAACCCCGGCCCGGCGGCCGGGAGATCCTCGACGCCGCGTTCGCCGGCATCGAGTCGGCCAAGCAGGCCGACCGCGACGTGCTGCTCGACTCGGCCGGAGCCACCGGCGCCGACTGGCAGGACTTCCGCGACGTCTACCCGCTCTCGCCCGCCCTGCTCAACGTGCTCGTCGCGCTCTCCGGCGCGCTGCAACGTGAACGCACCGGGCTGAAGCTGTTGCAGGAGATGCTGCGCCGCCGCCGCGACGACATGAAGGTCGGCGAACTCATCCCCCTCGGCGACCTGTGGGACGTGCTCGCCGACGGCGCGGGTGAAGCCTTCACCGACCGACTGCGGCGCGAAGCCGAAGCCGCCCAGCGCTTCTACGCCAAGGCCCGCGCCTGGCTCGTCGACCGCCACGGCGAACACACCCAGCAGTTCCGCGCCACCGACCGGCTCGTCAAAACCCTGATCCTCGCCGCGCTCGCGCCGCAGGTGCCCGCGCTCACCCGGCTCACCGGCGGCAGGCTCGCCGCGCTCAACCACGGGTCGCTGCGCGCCCGCACCGTCTCAGCCGGATCGCTGGCCGTCACCCGGCTGCGCGAGCTACAGGCCGAGTTCGGCGAACTGCGCCACGAAGGCGACGAGGACCCCGTGTTCCGGCTGCAACTGTCCGACTTGGACGTCGAGCCGTATCTCGACGCCGTCGGCGAACGCGACACCGTCGGAGCCCGCCGCCTCTGGCTGCGGCAGCAGCTCTGGAGCGAACTCGGCATCAAGTACACCGACGACTTCGTGTGCGAGAAGGAGATCGTCTGGAAGGGCACCCGGCGCACCGCCGAGTTCGTGTTCGCCAACGTGCGCGACGAACACGAGCTGCCCGACGCGCAGTTCCTGCCCAGCACGCCCGGCCGCATCCGGTTCGTGCTCGACTACCCGTTCGACGACACCGGCGACTACACGCCCCGCCACGACGCCGAACGCATCCACCGGATGCGCAGGAACGACGTCACCGCCGCCACCGTCGTGTGGTTGCCGCACTTCTTCTCCGCGCAGAAGTCCGCCCAGCTCGGCCGCCTACTGAAGATCAACTATCTGCTGGAGCGCGACCGGCTCGACGACTACGCGGGCAACCGCTCCGCCGACGAACGCGTCAAGATCCGCCACCAGCTCGAAGCCCAGCGCGACACCCTGGAAAGCCAGCTCACCGCCTCGCTGCGCCAGCTCTACGGCATCGCGGGCGGCGACGACACCACCATCGGCGCACCCGTCGGCGAGGACGGGCACGTGATGTCGCTGCACCCCGGCCACCAGCCCCGGCTCGCCGGAGGCGCCGGCTTCCAGTACAACGCGCTGGCCCTCGCCGACAGCCTGTTCGACAAGCTGTACCCGAAGCACCCGAACTTCGACCCGAACGGCAACCGCAAGGCCGTCACCGCCGGGGAACTGCGCACCGTCTACGACTGGATCACCAAGGCCATGGAGGACGGCAGCCGCCGCGTGGTGGTCGACCGCAACCACCTCGCCCTCGTGCGCCGCATCGTGCATCCCCTGGAACTCGGCGAGGTCAGCGACGGGCCGCTCAACGTCTCCACCGAATGGCGGCGCCGCATCGAGCAGGCCGCCACCCAGCGCGGCGTGACCGGCGACCTGCGCGTGGAGGACATCCGCTCGTGGATCACCGAGGCCGGCTACACCGGGCTCGACAAGCTCGTGGTGAACCTGGTCATCGCCACCTACGCGCTGCTGGCCGACCGCACCTGGACCCTGCACGGCTCCGTGCTGCGGCAACCGCCCGAGTTGGACAAGATCGGGCCCGGCCACGCGCTGCGCGCCCAGCGACTGCCCGAGGCCGCCGAGTTCGCCACCGCCCGCGAACGGGCCGCCGCGCTGTTCGGCGTCGTCGTGCCCGACACGCGGTTCGCCCGCAACATCAACCGGCTCGCCGAAGGCGTGCGCGCCAAGGTCGCCGAACTCGAAACGCCCGTCAACGGCGTGCGGCGGATGCTGGACCGGCACGCCGACGCGCTCGGCCTCGCGGGCAGGCCCGACGCGCGCCGGGTCGTGGCCACCCGCGACGCCGCCGACCTGCTCGCCGCGCTGTCCGCCGCCACGGACGACACCGACCTCGTCAACCGGCTCGCGCGGGCGAACTACGACACCGCCGACACCGTGCTCGCCACCACCATGACGGCCGCGCCCAAGCTGGCCGACGCGCTGCGCGACGTCGAGTGGTCGCTGGTGGCGTCGGTGCGCGGCTTCGCGGGCCGCGGCGACCTCATCGGCAACCGCGCCGACGCGCTGCTCGACGAACTCGCCCACACCGCCGAGGCCGACGAGTTCACCCGCCGGCTCGCGCCCGTGCTCACCGAACTCGGCTCCAAGGCCGTGGCGCTGGTCAGCGAAGCCGCCCGGCTCGCCGCCGTGGTCAACCCCGGCCCCGCCCCGGAGAAGGCTCCGGAACCGGTCCCCGAGAAGACCGGAGAGCGGCCGAGCCCGCCGGACGGGCAGGCCGGTGCCGACACGGTGAGCCTCACCGACAACGGACAACCCGCCGTCAGCAGGCGGGAATCCGCACCGCGCCGGGCACCGCGACGGGTGCGGGCCGGGGCCGCGGAGGGTGAACTCGCCGCGCTGCTCGACGGAGTGCGCGCCGAGATCCGCGACTACGCCCGCGAACACCCCGGGGCGGAGATCGAGGTCGTGTGGCGGACGGTCGGCGGAGAGGACAGCGCGGGATGAGCGCACCGCCCGAGGTCGACCGGCGGATGCTGGAGGCGCTGGTCGAACACTGGCTGCCCGAGGCGAACGGGCGGCGGCTCCTGCTCGTCCACGGCCGCTACGCCGACGGCGGCGATCGGGAGTTCGGCATCCGGACGAAGGAATGCCGCTGCCGCGTCCACGTCGCCGACCGGCACTCCCTGCTGGGGGTGCTGGAGGCCTGGCAGGACCACCAGCGTGAGCACGGCTCCGAGACCGACACAGCCGACACACTGCTGGTCGTGACCACCGGCGTCGAGGACCACCAGTTCGGCTGGGACCTGCTCGCCTACGCCGTGCAGCGGCGGGTGCTGTCGGTGGACCGGGCGCAGATCATCGCCCAGCGGTTCGGCGCACGGGACGTCGACCCGCGCATCCGCCGGGAGCACTGGCTCGTCGACGCCCTGCTGGACGCCGAACCGGTCGAAGGCTGGCCCCGCACCGGCTCGGTGCTCACCCGCGACCGGGCCATCCACGCCCTGATCGGCGTGCGGCTCGGGCGCGCCGCGCTCGGCGAGGACGCCGTGGACATCGGCACGCTGCTCGACTTCTCCCTCGACGTCGCGGGCACCACCCGGTTCGCCGCGCTGCCCGCAGCCGAACGCGACGGGCTCACCGACTGGCTCACCCACACCGTCGGCGACGCCGCCGGGTTGCTGCTGCGCCTGGCCGCCGAAGGACGCGCGGCCGACGCCATGCCGCTCGGCATCGTCGGCACCGCCGCCGTCGGGGAGAACGCCTCCCCCGCGGCGGCCCTGGCCTTCGGCGGACTGCTGGGCGGGGTGCGGCCGGAGCAGCTCGGAGCGTTCACCGAGGCGGTGGAGGGGGCGCTGGAACGCTGGGTCAGCGAAGCCGAGTCCGGCGGCAGGAACAGCGTAGGCGCGCGGGAGAAGGTGCTCGCCGTGACCCGCAGGGCGGAGGAGCTGGCCGCCACGGCGGGGCTGACCGCCGAGCTGGCGGGCAACCGGTTCCTGCCCTCGGCGTTCACCGCGCGGCTGCACGACCTCGCCACCGCGCTCATCGCCGCCCTCGACGGGACGGGGAAGCTGGACGCGGCCGAGGACGCCCTCGGTGCGCTGCGCACCCACCACCTCGCCAGGCTGGCGGGCGAGCGGATGCGGGCGGTGGACATGGCCGTGCGGCTGGTCCGCTGGCTCGCTCACCCCGCGCCCGAACCCTCCTCGGTGGCCGACGCGATCCGGCGATACAGCACCGAATGGGCGTGGGTGGACCGCGCGCTGACCACGCTGTGGGCGGGAGACCCCGCCGGCGATCCCGTGCTGGGCCGGGCGTATCAGGCGGTGTTCCGGGCGGTGCGCGAACGCCGCGCCACCCTCGACGAGACGTTCGCCGCCCACCTGCCGAACTGGACCAGACACGCGAGCATCGACGACCCCGGCGGGTGCCTGCTCATCGAGCGGGTGCTCCACGAGGTGGTGGTGCCGCTGGCACGCCAGAAGGCACCGGTGATCGTGGTGCTCGACGGCATGAGCGGAGCCGTCGCCGCCGACCTCGCCGAGCAACTCACCCAACGCACGTGGCTGGAGGCCTCCCCGAAGGCCAGGCGCATCGCCGCGGTGTCGGCCGTCCCCTCGGTCACCCGGGCCAGCCGCCCCAGCCTGCTCACCGGCACCCTCACCGCGGGCGACCAGACCGTCGAGAAGGACGGGTTCGCCGCGTTCTGGAAGCGCCCCGGCGGTTCCGGGCTGCTGTTCCACAAGGCCGACATCGCGGGCGACGCCGGACACCGGCTGTCCGACCAACTGCTGACGGCGCTCTCCGACGAGTCGAACGTGGT encodes:
- the pglZ gene encoding BREX-2 system phosphatase PglZ → MSAPPEVDRRMLEALVEHWLPEANGRRLLLVHGRYADGGDREFGIRTKECRCRVHVADRHSLLGVLEAWQDHQREHGSETDTADTLLVVTTGVEDHQFGWDLLAYAVQRRVLSVDRAQIIAQRFGARDVDPRIRREHWLVDALLDAEPVEGWPRTGSVLTRDRAIHALIGVRLGRAALGEDAVDIGTLLDFSLDVAGTTRFAALPAAERDGLTDWLTHTVGDAAGLLLRLAAEGRAADAMPLGIVGTAAVGENASPAAALAFGGLLGGVRPEQLGAFTEAVEGALERWVSEAESGGRNSVGAREKVLAVTRRAEELAATAGLTAELAGNRFLPSAFTARLHDLATALIAALDGTGKLDAAEDALGALRTHHLARLAGERMRAVDMAVRLVRWLAHPAPEPSSVADAIRRYSTEWAWVDRALTTLWAGDPAGDPVLGRAYQAVFRAVRERRATLDETFAAHLPNWTRHASIDDPGGCLLIERVLHEVVVPLARQKAPVIVVLDGMSGAVAADLAEQLTQRTWLEASPKARRIAAVSAVPSVTRASRPSLLTGTLTAGDQTVEKDGFAAFWKRPGGSGLLFHKADIAGDAGHRLSDQLLTALSDESNVVGVVLNTIDAALDHGREGDRTGWQPGDITYLPELLDAARNYGRPVVLVSDHGHVLDRPDGTKVPVDDVESARWRVGEPGEGEIALSGPRVLLGGGSVVVPWREDIRYTNRKAGYHGGVALAELAVPVLVLLPALNTLPDGWELLPADRVAPTWWQRRAEQPAPPKAQSARAEPAAPPARRARKEQPDALPLFGVDDQKARDADGDRAEQPSLGQRVVDSEVYAGQRAFVPKAPDRRVVAAIVDALVEAGNRLPLNTVAELAGRKSRGPEFFATILQRLLNVDGYPVLSVDGGQWLSLDTDTLCLQFGLTRD